tccttccttttttcagttcatGTTCTTGATCTTCtctcatgcttttttttacttcattctATATTCTCCATGCACATACATACGTTTGTCATTCTGATTAAATGAACAAAGGAGGAGTGCAGGAAAGGCTCCATGTTATTCACTTAACATTCCACTTCGATGACccgaaaaaacaagaatcgGTGGAGTTAAAGGAGCGAAACGCAAGTGCCTCGAAGAGGGTGAAATTCTCCATGCAATGGTACATAACATTTTACCACTGCGTCATTTTTTCATCCATGCGCACTTTTaagttcaaatttgaaagagTCTGCGACTCATTTTACAACCCAGTAGCACAGAACGAAATTTAGTTTCCTTGCCGAGTCAAGGATACGATGGGTGCTCAACACCTGAATGACTATCTAACCTATTCTCGGCTGAGGCGAGAAATAGAAACTAAGAAGACTTTACGGGTTAACAGCGGAAACATAAGGTTTTCCTCATTGATTACCTTGAGCCGTAGTCGAGAATGGCACTACTTTCTTCATTAACAATTGGCCGGAAGCCATCGACAATTTATCCTCTCATCACCCTGCAGAATGCATTCAAACCATATGTAAACTCAAGGCACAATACATCGCTAGCGTTTATCTCATTTACTGAACCTGGTAACGTAACAGAACGCTACGTAGCACAActatgaatcacgagtgttcTGATAGGGACCTGATGACCctaccccgtagatcaaaaccctcACAGAGACTGATATGGGGCCAGTTCGTTTGTGACTGCGATGGActcgttctttttgtttattttaagaCTTTTGGCAGTCATCCAAGATgcctctagcgttctgcgCGCAATGATCTCGGATTCGAAGAATAGTATCGTAACTTCTATCTCTATTTTCATTGACTTTTTATGACGTACTCTACGGTGTGCTTCCAGTGGGGTGGAGAGTCTGGATTTCTGTAAGGATTCCACCAATAACTTCTATCGTAACAAGCCCAAATGGAACGAAGCACGGATTTGACGAAGGATTTCCCCACCCATGGATAGGAGTAATGATTTACCAGTATGGCGTTATTACCACTTCTGATCATCCCCGGTGATGTGAAGACGTGCGTGGTGGCCCTGTCTTACCTCGTCTACCCAGCTCTCGGCAGTTTGTTGCGGGCAGGGACAATGTTGGATGAGGAGGAGAATCAGCAGTGCCTCTACGATTGTACGGGTGGGGTGgcttctgctgcttatatGAGACACATTAGTTCGATTGCGGACGTCAGACGaccttttttctgtatttctaaGAAGAATTGAATGCATTTACGTTCGTTGTTGTAAACTACGCCTCTACCATAATCTATACGTAGACAGATCTTAACATCGCTAACATCTTCGTGATAAACTGACTTtgagcgggtgtagtgcagtcggtaagaggttccgctgcggatgcgcgatcgatcggagtttTGAGTTCGTTCCAATGCCAACCAATAGTCATTGTACCTTTGGGATCAGTAAATTAATATCAAACCttgggtggataaaaacactgacttgacacatcggctagccccccgcaagtcattgtataggccagttacacgttcgtgaacctcaaacgatttttaattgaagtgaacgtgggggcgcatcccaagcggattcattaacgccaaaaactttatcctttatctataAGCTGCGTTTAAAAGCTACCCTCGATAGCGAGCTTGCCCATTAGACCAAATTGTCGATATTCGATTGATCAACTGCATTTTCCCACTGTCGAACAGTATGAGGCAGAAAAGGGAACCAGCAGAACCAATTTGTTTATTGGAAGTAATCCGATGATCTGAAGATGTCTTGTCGCATGCAACGAGCATTTTAAAGTGCAAAGTGCAGCGTTTACCTCGCGATTGAAAGTCACAAGGTTTCTTATTCCGGAAATCTACGGTTGTTTTATTCGTCAGGAAACAATATAAGAG
This is a stretch of genomic DNA from Necator americanus strain Aroian chromosome II, whole genome shotgun sequence. It encodes these proteins:
- a CDS encoding hypothetical protein (NECATOR_CHRII.G5702.T1), with translation MALLPLLIIPGDVKTCVVALSYLVYPALGSLLRAGTMLDEEENQQCLYDCTGGVASAAYMRHISSIADVRRPFFCISKKN